Proteins encoded by one window of Synechococcus sp. WH 7805:
- the glmS gene encoding glutamine--fructose-6-phosphate transaminase (isomerizing) → MCGIVAVIGSRDAAPLLLEGLRQLEYRGYDSAGVATVEAGQLHCIRAKGKLVNLSARVEREGAPGLVGIGHTRWATHGKPEEHNAHPHRDGSGALAVVQNGIIENHRELREELTANGVSFRSDTDTEVIPHLVAAELGRLQAAGRGADGALLLEAVQAVLPRLQGAYALAVLWAEVPGALVVARKAAPLLIGLGEGEFLCASDTPALAGFTRTILPLEDGEVALLSPLGIELYNASGARQQRSPSLLSGQEHVADKRHFRHFMLKEIHEQPETARLWVERHLPPGLPAQQPVALPFDEAFYEGIERIQILACGTSRHAALVGAYLLEQFAGVPTSVDYASEFRYAPPPLAPNTLTIGVTQSGETADTLAALAMDVERRQGHRDPAFAPRQLGMTNRPESSLARQVPHILDIGAGIEVGVAATKTFLGQLLAFYALALGFAARRNSRSEADIAGLITELRGLPEQLSALVEQHDQRSEAMAHRFADTQDVIFLGRGINYPIALEGALKLKEISYIHAEGYPAGEMKHGPIALLDARVPVVSIAVPGKVFEKVLSNAQEAKARDAQLIGVAPEGPDTDLFDELLPVPAVSEWISPLLTVVPMQLLSYHIAAHRGLDVDQPRNLAKSVTVE, encoded by the coding sequence ATGTGCGGAATCGTTGCGGTGATTGGCTCGCGGGACGCAGCACCGCTGTTGCTTGAGGGTCTTCGTCAGCTGGAATATCGCGGCTACGACTCTGCCGGTGTGGCCACGGTGGAGGCAGGGCAGCTGCATTGCATCAGGGCCAAGGGCAAGTTGGTGAACCTGTCGGCACGGGTGGAGCGTGAGGGAGCCCCGGGGTTGGTGGGCATCGGCCATACCCGCTGGGCCACCCACGGCAAACCCGAGGAGCACAACGCCCATCCCCACCGTGATGGCAGCGGTGCTTTGGCGGTGGTGCAGAACGGCATCATCGAAAATCACAGAGAACTGCGGGAGGAGCTCACCGCCAACGGCGTGAGCTTCCGCTCCGACACCGACACGGAGGTGATTCCCCACCTGGTGGCTGCGGAGTTGGGACGGTTGCAGGCCGCTGGCCGCGGCGCTGATGGAGCCCTGCTGCTTGAGGCCGTCCAAGCGGTGCTGCCCCGTCTGCAGGGGGCCTACGCCCTGGCCGTGCTCTGGGCCGAAGTTCCAGGGGCACTGGTGGTGGCCCGCAAGGCGGCCCCTTTGTTGATCGGTTTGGGGGAAGGGGAGTTCCTCTGCGCCAGCGACACCCCCGCCCTGGCGGGCTTCACCCGCACGATCCTGCCTCTGGAGGATGGCGAGGTGGCATTGCTCAGTCCGCTCGGCATTGAGCTCTACAACGCCAGCGGAGCGCGGCAGCAGCGCAGCCCTTCTCTGCTCAGCGGCCAGGAGCATGTGGCCGACAAGCGGCACTTCCGCCACTTCATGCTCAAAGAGATCCATGAGCAGCCCGAGACTGCTCGGCTCTGGGTGGAGCGGCATCTGCCGCCGGGGTTGCCGGCACAGCAGCCGGTGGCCTTGCCCTTCGATGAAGCTTTTTACGAGGGTATCGAGCGCATTCAGATCCTGGCCTGTGGCACCAGTCGCCACGCTGCTCTTGTCGGGGCCTATCTGCTTGAGCAATTCGCTGGTGTCCCCACCAGTGTGGATTACGCCAGCGAGTTCCGCTATGCACCGCCGCCGCTGGCTCCCAATACCCTCACCATCGGTGTCACCCAGTCGGGTGAAACGGCGGACACCCTCGCGGCCCTGGCGATGGATGTTGAGCGCCGCCAGGGCCATCGCGATCCAGCCTTTGCGCCTCGGCAGCTGGGAATGACCAACCGGCCGGAGAGTTCCCTGGCCAGGCAGGTGCCCCACATCCTCGACATCGGTGCGGGAATCGAGGTGGGTGTGGCGGCCACCAAGACCTTCCTTGGCCAGCTGCTCGCCTTTTATGCCCTAGCCCTGGGCTTTGCAGCTCGCCGCAACAGCCGCAGTGAGGCGGACATCGCCGGGTTGATCACGGAGCTGCGGGGTCTGCCGGAGCAGCTCAGTGCCTTGGTGGAGCAGCACGATCAACGCTCAGAAGCGATGGCGCACCGGTTTGCCGACACCCAGGATGTGATTTTTCTGGGGCGCGGCATCAACTATCCGATTGCGCTGGAAGGGGCGCTCAAGCTCAAGGAGATCAGCTACATCCACGCCGAGGGCTATCCGGCCGGGGAAATGAAGCACGGGCCGATTGCCCTTCTCGACGCCCGGGTGCCGGTGGTGTCCATCGCCGTGCCCGGGAAAGTGTTCGAGAAAGTGCTCAGCAATGCCCAGGAAGCCAAGGCTCGCGATGCCCAGCTGATCGGGGTGGCGCCTGAGGGTCCGGATACGGATCTGTTTGATGAGCTGCTGCCGGTGCCGGCGGTGAGCGAGTGGATCAGCCCCCTGCTCACGGTGGTGCCGATGCAGCTGCTGAGTTATCACATTGCAGCCCATCGGGGCCTGGATGTGGATCAGCCCCGCAACCTCGCCAAGAGCGTCACTGTGGAGTGA
- the psaC gene encoding photosystem I iron-sulfur center protein PsaC yields MSHAVKIYDTCIGCTQCVRACPLDVLEMVPWDGCKAGQIASSPRTEDCVGCKRCETACPTDFLSIRVYLGDETSRSMGLSY; encoded by the coding sequence ATGTCCCACGCCGTCAAGATCTACGACACCTGCATCGGCTGCACCCAGTGCGTGCGTGCCTGTCCCCTCGATGTTCTCGAGATGGTTCCTTGGGACGGTTGCAAGGCTGGTCAGATCGCCTCGTCCCCTCGCACCGAGGATTGCGTGGGTTGCAAGCGCTGTGAAACCGCCTGCCCCACCGACTTCCTCAGCATTCGCGTCTATCTCGGCGACGAGACCAGCCGCAGCATGGGGCTGTCGTATTGA
- the acpP gene encoding acyl carrier protein, producing the protein MSQEAILEKVRSIVAEQLSVDAGEVKPESNFQNDLGADSLDTVELVMALEEAFDIEIPDESAEGIATVGDAVKYIEDKQA; encoded by the coding sequence ATGTCTCAGGAAGCGATCCTCGAAAAAGTCCGTTCGATCGTGGCGGAGCAGCTCAGCGTCGACGCCGGTGAAGTGAAGCCGGAGTCGAATTTCCAGAACGATCTAGGCGCCGATTCGCTCGACACCGTCGAGCTGGTGATGGCCCTGGAGGAAGCCTTCGACATCGAAATTCCCGACGAATCCGCCGAAGGCATCGCCACCGTGGGCGACGCCGTTAAGTACATCGAAGACAAGCAGGCCTGA
- the fabF gene encoding beta-ketoacyl-ACP synthase II: MVEGLQRVVVTGLGAVTPIGNSVADYWDGLTSSRNGVAGITLFDASRHACRFAAEVEAFDPSGFIEPKEAKRWDRFCKFGVVAAKQALIHAGLDITPENADRIGIIIGSGVGGLLMMETQAHVLEGKGPSRVSPFTVPMMIPNMATGLAAIAVGAKGPSSAVSTACAAGSNAIGDAFRLLQLGKADAMLCGGAESAITPLGVAGFASAKALSFRNDDPATASRPFDRDRDGFVIGEGAGLLVLETLGHAEARGATILAEIVGYGTTCDAHHITSPTPGGVGGAAAMRLALEDGGIDPCVVDYVNAHGTSTPANDSNETAAIKSALGDRALKIPVSSTKSMTGHLLGGSGGIEAVACVLALQHNVVPPTINYANPDPDCDLDVVPNTARDHKLETVLSNSFGFGGHNVCLAFRSMG, from the coding sequence ATGGTGGAGGGTCTCCAACGCGTCGTGGTCACCGGCCTTGGCGCGGTGACACCGATCGGCAACAGCGTTGCCGACTACTGGGATGGACTCACGTCCAGCCGCAATGGCGTCGCAGGGATCACCCTGTTCGATGCGTCTCGGCATGCCTGTCGCTTCGCGGCCGAAGTCGAAGCATTTGATCCGTCTGGGTTCATCGAACCCAAGGAAGCCAAACGCTGGGATCGGTTTTGCAAATTCGGTGTTGTCGCGGCCAAACAAGCCCTGATCCATGCCGGCCTGGACATCACTCCAGAGAACGCTGATCGCATCGGCATCATCATCGGCTCTGGCGTGGGCGGTCTGCTCATGATGGAGACCCAAGCCCATGTCTTGGAAGGGAAGGGCCCCAGCCGTGTGAGTCCATTCACCGTGCCCATGATGATCCCGAACATGGCCACAGGTCTGGCGGCAATCGCCGTGGGAGCCAAAGGACCAAGTTCAGCTGTATCCACCGCCTGTGCCGCCGGATCCAACGCCATCGGCGATGCCTTCCGCCTGCTCCAGCTGGGTAAAGCCGATGCCATGCTCTGCGGCGGAGCGGAGTCGGCGATCACCCCCCTGGGCGTGGCCGGTTTCGCCAGCGCCAAGGCCCTGTCCTTCCGCAACGATGATCCGGCAACTGCCAGCCGCCCCTTCGATCGAGACCGTGATGGGTTCGTAATCGGCGAAGGTGCCGGTCTGCTGGTGCTGGAAACCCTCGGCCACGCCGAGGCACGCGGCGCCACCATTCTTGCCGAGATCGTGGGCTACGGAACCACCTGCGATGCCCACCACATCACTTCACCCACTCCGGGTGGAGTCGGCGGAGCGGCTGCTATGCGCCTCGCTCTTGAGGATGGGGGCATTGATCCTTGCGTCGTTGACTATGTGAACGCCCACGGCACCAGCACTCCCGCCAACGACAGCAACGAAACCGCCGCCATCAAGAGCGCTCTGGGTGACCGTGCCCTAAAGATCCCGGTGAGCTCCACCAAGTCGATGACCGGTCACCTGCTGGGTGGTTCAGGCGGGATCGAAGCCGTGGCTTGCGTGCTAGCACTGCAGCACAACGTGGTACCCCCCACGATCAACTACGCCAATCCAGATCCCGACTGTGATCTGGATGTCGTTCCCAATACAGCCCGAGACCACAAACTGGAAACGGTGCTTTCCAACTCCTTCGGCTTCGGCGGCCATAACGTCTGCCTGGCTTTCCGCTCGATGGGGTGA
- the tkt gene encoding transketolase: MVAAPASLDTLCINSIRFLAVDAVNKSKSGHPGLPMGCAPMGYTLWDKFLRHNPKNPKWFNRDRFVLSAGHGCMLLYSLLHLTGYDSVSIEDIKQFRQWGSKTPGHPETFETPGVEVTTGPLGAGISNAVGLAIAESHLAAKFNKPDAQVVDHYTYVIMGDGCNQEGVASEACSLAGHLKLGKLIALYDDNHITIDGRTDVSFTEDVLKRYEAYGWHVQHVADGNTDVDAIAKAIEAAKAVTDKPSIIKVTTTIGYGSPNKGDTAGVHGAPLGEEEAELTRKQLGWSYGPFEVPQEAYDQYRQAIERGASQEAEWNQTLAAYRNQYPAEAAEFERMLRGELPQGWDKELPTYTPDDKGLATRKHSQICLGALGPNLPELIGGSADLTHSNYTDIKGETGSYQPETPEKRYLHFGVREHAMAAVLNGIAYHNSGLIPYGGTFLVFADYMRGSMRLSALSELGVIYVLTHDSIGVGEDGPTHQPIETIPSLRAIPNMLVFRPGDGNETSGAYKLAIENRHRPSALCLSRQGMANQANSSIDKVAHGGYILEDCDGTPELILIGTGTELDLCVQAAKQLSAEGKKVRVVSMPCVELFDEQSDAYKEQVLPTAVRKRIVVEAAEAFGWHRFIGLDGDSVTMNRFGASAPGGTCMEKFGFTVENVVAKSKALLG; the protein is encoded by the coding sequence ATGGTCGCAGCGCCCGCCTCTCTCGACACGCTCTGCATCAACAGCATTCGTTTCCTTGCTGTTGACGCCGTCAACAAATCCAAGAGCGGCCACCCTGGCCTGCCTATGGGTTGCGCCCCGATGGGCTACACCCTCTGGGACAAGTTCCTGAGGCATAACCCCAAGAACCCGAAGTGGTTCAACCGCGACCGCTTTGTCCTCTCCGCTGGACACGGCTGCATGCTGTTGTACTCCTTGCTGCACCTCACGGGCTACGACTCGGTGAGCATCGAGGACATCAAGCAGTTCCGTCAGTGGGGATCGAAAACTCCGGGACACCCGGAAACGTTTGAAACCCCCGGCGTGGAAGTAACCACTGGCCCACTCGGTGCCGGCATCTCCAATGCCGTGGGTCTGGCGATTGCTGAGTCCCACCTTGCGGCCAAGTTCAACAAGCCCGACGCCCAGGTGGTTGATCACTACACCTACGTGATCATGGGCGACGGCTGCAATCAAGAAGGTGTGGCCTCGGAAGCCTGTTCTCTGGCCGGCCACCTGAAGCTGGGCAAGCTGATCGCGCTCTACGACGACAACCACATCACCATCGACGGCCGCACGGACGTGTCCTTCACCGAGGACGTGCTCAAGCGCTATGAAGCGTATGGATGGCACGTGCAGCACGTGGCCGATGGCAACACCGACGTGGACGCCATCGCCAAAGCGATCGAAGCCGCCAAGGCCGTCACCGACAAGCCCTCGATCATCAAGGTGACCACCACCATCGGCTATGGCTCCCCCAACAAGGGAGACACCGCCGGTGTGCACGGTGCTCCCCTGGGTGAGGAAGAAGCCGAGCTCACCCGCAAACAGCTGGGTTGGAGCTATGGCCCCTTCGAAGTACCTCAGGAGGCCTACGACCAGTACCGCCAGGCCATAGAGCGTGGTGCCAGCCAAGAGGCTGAGTGGAATCAAACCCTCGCCGCTTACCGCAACCAGTACCCAGCCGAAGCGGCTGAGTTTGAGCGCATGCTCCGCGGTGAACTGCCCCAGGGCTGGGACAAGGAGCTCCCCACTTACACCCCCGACGACAAAGGACTGGCCACCCGCAAGCACTCCCAGATCTGCCTGGGTGCCCTGGGTCCCAACCTTCCCGAGCTGATCGGTGGTTCCGCTGACCTCACTCACTCCAACTACACCGATATCAAGGGTGAGACCGGTTCGTATCAACCGGAAACCCCCGAGAAGCGTTATCTGCACTTCGGTGTGCGCGAGCACGCCATGGCCGCTGTGCTCAACGGCATTGCATATCACAACAGCGGCCTGATCCCCTATGGCGGCACCTTCCTGGTCTTCGCCGACTACATGCGTGGCTCCATGCGCCTGTCGGCGCTGAGCGAGCTGGGTGTGATCTACGTCCTCACCCACGACTCCATCGGCGTCGGCGAAGACGGCCCCACCCACCAGCCGATCGAAACCATCCCGTCCCTGCGGGCCATCCCCAACATGCTGGTGTTCCGCCCTGGTGATGGCAACGAAACCAGCGGAGCCTACAAGCTCGCCATCGAGAACCGTCATCGCCCCAGTGCTCTCTGCCTCAGCCGCCAGGGCATGGCCAACCAGGCCAACTCTTCGATCGACAAGGTCGCCCACGGCGGCTACATCCTTGAAGACTGCGACGGCACGCCTGAGCTGATCCTGATCGGCACCGGCACAGAGCTTGACCTCTGCGTGCAGGCCGCCAAACAGCTCAGTGCTGAAGGCAAGAAGGTGCGCGTTGTGTCCATGCCCTGTGTGGAGCTCTTCGATGAGCAGAGCGATGCCTACAAAGAGCAAGTTCTGCCTACTGCGGTGCGCAAGCGCATCGTGGTGGAAGCAGCCGAAGCTTTCGGCTGGCACCGTTTCATCGGCCTCGATGGCGACAGTGTCACGATGAATCGCTTTGGTGCCTCCGCTCCTGGAGGCACCTGCATGGAGAAGTTCGGCTTCACGGTTGAGAACGTGGTAGCCAAATCCAAGGCATTGCTGGGCTGA
- a CDS encoding UDP-glucuronic acid decarboxylase family protein has protein sequence MRNLITGGAGFLGSHLTDHLMKSGEEVICLDNYFTGRKSNIAQWMGHPDFELIRHDVTEPIKLEVDRIWHLACPASPIHYQFNPIKTAKTSFLGTYNMLGLARRVGARLLLASTSEVYGDPEVHPQPESYRGSVNPIGIRSCYDEGKRIAETLCFDYKRMHNTEVRVMRIFNTYGPRMLPDDGRVVSNFIVQALKGEPLTLFGDGSQTRSFCYVDDLIDGMIRLMNSDHTGPINIGNPDEFTIQELARMVRDRINPELKIINKPLPEDDPLQRQPVISLAIQALAWTPTISLATGLDRTIADFQSRLKGDVN, from the coding sequence ATGCGCAATCTGATCACGGGAGGCGCAGGCTTCCTCGGCTCACACCTCACCGACCACCTGATGAAGTCAGGGGAAGAAGTGATCTGCCTTGACAATTACTTCACTGGAAGAAAAAGCAACATTGCCCAATGGATGGGCCACCCTGATTTCGAGCTGATCCGCCACGATGTCACCGAACCGATCAAACTCGAGGTCGACCGAATCTGGCATCTGGCCTGCCCCGCATCACCCATCCACTATCAGTTCAATCCGATTAAAACCGCCAAGACCAGTTTTCTTGGCACTTACAACATGCTGGGGCTGGCAAGACGCGTCGGAGCCAGACTTTTATTAGCCAGCACCAGCGAAGTGTATGGCGATCCAGAAGTACATCCTCAACCCGAGAGTTACCGGGGGTCTGTCAATCCCATTGGAATCCGCAGCTGTTACGACGAAGGCAAACGCATCGCCGAGACGCTCTGTTTCGACTACAAACGCATGCACAACACCGAAGTGCGCGTGATGCGCATTTTCAACACGTATGGCCCTCGCATGCTTCCCGATGATGGCCGCGTTGTCAGCAACTTCATCGTTCAAGCCCTCAAAGGCGAGCCGCTCACACTCTTCGGCGACGGTTCCCAGACCCGTTCGTTCTGCTACGTCGACGATCTAATCGACGGCATGATCCGCCTGATGAACAGCGACCACACCGGACCAATAAACATTGGCAATCCGGACGAATTCACCATCCAAGAGCTCGCCAGGATGGTTCGCGATCGCATCAATCCCGAATTAAAAATCATCAACAAGCCCTTACCCGAGGATGACCCGCTTCAGCGACAACCTGTGATCAGTCTTGCCATCCAGGCTCTGGCATGGACGCCAACGATCTCCCTCGCGACTGGCCTCGACCGGACCATTGCCGACTTCCAGTCGCGATTGAAAGGAGACGTCAATTAA
- the thiC gene encoding phosphomethylpyrimidine synthase ThiC → MRASWVESRRGQANVSQMHFARQGVVTEEMAYVANREKLPESLVMEEVARGRMIIPANINHTGLEPMAIGIASKCKVNANIGASPNASDAAEEVNKLKLAVKYGADTVMDLSTGGVNLDEVRTAIIDASPVPIGTVPVYQALESVHGSIEKLDEDDFLHIIEKHCQQGVDYQTIHAGLLIEHLPKVKGRLTGIVSRGGGILAQWMLYHHRQNPLFTRFDDICEIFKRYDCTFSLGDSLRPGCQHDASDAAQLAELKTLGDLTRRAWTHDVQVMVEGPGHVPLDQIEFNVKKQMEECNEAPFYVLGPLVTDIAPGYDHITSAIGAAMAGWHGTAMLCYVTPKEHLGLPNAEDVREGLIAYKIAAHAADIARHRPGARDRDDELSRARYNFDWNKQFELSLDPERAKEYHDETLPADIYKQAEFCSMCGPKHCPMQTKITDEDIEGLEKALESKRGAGELAGVKMEKAD, encoded by the coding sequence ATGCGCGCTTCCTGGGTTGAGTCCCGACGCGGACAGGCCAACGTGTCCCAGATGCACTTCGCACGCCAGGGTGTGGTGACGGAGGAGATGGCCTACGTGGCCAACCGTGAGAAGTTGCCTGAATCCCTGGTGATGGAGGAAGTCGCCCGGGGTCGCATGATCATCCCGGCGAATATCAATCACACCGGTCTGGAGCCGATGGCGATCGGCATTGCCAGCAAGTGCAAGGTGAATGCCAACATCGGCGCTTCGCCCAATGCCTCGGATGCGGCCGAAGAGGTGAACAAGCTGAAGTTGGCGGTGAAGTACGGCGCCGATACGGTGATGGACCTCTCCACCGGTGGAGTGAACCTCGATGAAGTGCGCACGGCGATCATCGATGCATCGCCTGTGCCCATCGGCACAGTGCCTGTGTATCAGGCACTGGAGAGCGTGCATGGTTCGATCGAGAAGCTCGATGAAGATGATTTCCTGCACATCATCGAGAAGCACTGTCAGCAAGGTGTGGACTACCAGACGATCCACGCCGGTCTGTTGATCGAGCACCTTCCGAAGGTGAAGGGACGTCTCACCGGCATTGTGAGCCGGGGTGGCGGCATCTTGGCCCAGTGGATGCTGTATCACCATCGTCAGAACCCCCTGTTCACGCGTTTTGACGACATCTGCGAGATCTTCAAGCGCTACGACTGCACCTTCTCTTTGGGTGATTCCTTGCGCCCTGGCTGCCAGCACGATGCCTCCGATGCAGCGCAGCTGGCTGAGCTGAAGACACTGGGGGACCTCACCCGTCGCGCTTGGACCCATGACGTGCAGGTGATGGTGGAGGGACCAGGCCACGTGCCCCTCGATCAGATCGAGTTCAACGTGAAAAAGCAGATGGAGGAGTGCAATGAAGCGCCCTTCTATGTGCTGGGTCCCCTGGTGACTGATATCGCCCCCGGCTACGACCACATCACCTCAGCGATCGGTGCCGCCATGGCCGGCTGGCATGGCACGGCGATGCTTTGTTATGTGACCCCTAAGGAACACCTAGGTCTTCCCAATGCCGAAGATGTCCGCGAGGGCCTGATTGCCTACAAAATCGCTGCCCATGCGGCCGATATTGCCCGTCACCGGCCCGGTGCCCGTGATCGTGATGATGAGCTCAGCCGCGCCCGTTACAACTTTGACTGGAACAAGCAGTTCGAGCTCTCTTTGGATCCCGAGCGTGCCAAGGAGTATCACGATGAAACCCTGCCGGCAGACATCTACAAGCAGGCCGAATTCTGTTCGATGTGTGGACCCAAGCACTGCCCGATGCAGACCAAGATCACCGATGAGGATATTGAAGGCCTCGAGAAGGCTCTGGAGAGCAAACGCGGTGCTGGTGAATTGGCTGGGGTGAAGATGGAGAAAGCAGACTGA
- a CDS encoding HEAT repeat domain-containing protein has translation MASTSEPSQGDAPDLEALRNAIASGDPTRAMPALTKLRFCSDEEAVPLLVLGTQQQAFLVRSLSCSGLGYKRTEQGWMVLEQLLGSDEDANVRAEAANALVSYGVERSWPLLRTAFEADGAWLVRCSILSGLAEQPEINLAWLLELAEIAIVDGDGTVRVSGAEILGRIVRESQDRPIGEQARVLLQPLQQDQDHRVVAAALNGLQVG, from the coding sequence ATGGCATCCACATCTGAACCGTCCCAAGGGGACGCCCCTGATCTCGAGGCCCTCAGGAATGCCATTGCTTCTGGGGATCCCACGCGAGCGATGCCCGCCCTCACCAAGCTGCGCTTCTGCAGCGATGAGGAAGCGGTGCCCCTGCTGGTGCTGGGAACGCAGCAGCAGGCGTTTCTGGTGCGTTCTCTCAGCTGCAGCGGTCTTGGCTACAAACGCACCGAGCAGGGGTGGATGGTGCTGGAGCAGCTCCTTGGCAGCGATGAGGATGCCAATGTGAGGGCTGAGGCAGCCAATGCCCTGGTGAGTTACGGCGTGGAGCGCTCCTGGCCGTTGCTTCGCACTGCTTTTGAGGCTGATGGTGCCTGGCTCGTGCGCTGCAGCATTCTCTCCGGACTGGCGGAACAACCGGAGATCAACCTGGCCTGGCTGTTGGAGCTGGCCGAGATCGCCATCGTGGATGGGGATGGCACGGTGCGGGTGAGTGGGGCAGAAATCCTTGGGAGGATCGTTCGAGAGTCCCAGGATCGTCCCATCGGCGAGCAGGCCCGTGTCCTTCTGCAGCCTTTGCAGCAGGACCAGGATCACAGGGTGGTAGCCGCAGCGCTCAATGGTCTTCAGGTGGGGTGA
- a CDS encoding DUF3188 domain-containing protein, protein MNRPPRTRLYVLLSLAAPLLVLLGVVALLQREGADKYQSLPAILVGTGLVIHAVVGRRRRRHRLLVALRDSRFEET, encoded by the coding sequence ATGAATCGCCCCCCCCGTACCCGGTTGTATGTGCTTCTCTCACTGGCAGCGCCTCTGCTGGTGCTTCTTGGAGTGGTTGCTCTGTTGCAGCGAGAGGGAGCTGACAAATATCAGTCTCTCCCTGCCATTCTGGTGGGAACCGGCCTGGTGATCCATGCGGTGGTGGGCCGTCGCCGGCGGCGCCATCGGCTGCTGGTTGCTCTCCGCGATAGTCGATTCGAGGAAACCTGA
- a CDS encoding amidohydrolase, translated as MTSMLPWTERLEAMLPELIDFRRHLHSHPELSGEEHQTAALIAGALREAGWRVREGVGRTGVVADLGPEQGPKLGLRVDMDALPVEEHTGLPYASLRQGVMHACGHDLHSTIGLGVARLLAGEPERPVGLRLLFQPAEELAMGARWMREAGATEGLDGLFGVHVFPSLPAGSIGVRSGSLTAAAGELEIEVIGEGGHGARPHQSVDAIWIASRVVTGLQEAISRRLDALHPVVVSFGRIEGGKAFNVIADRVRLLGTVRCLCTEVHDRLPAWIEDTVQALCAGFGATAQVHYRCISPPVHNDSTLTALLERSAIEHLGQSQVQRLEQPSLGAEDFAELLKDVPGTMFRLGVAGPEGCAPLHNGHFLPDEACLGVGIRVLTAAMLAWEPPA; from the coding sequence ATGACCTCAATGTTGCCCTGGACTGAGCGCCTGGAGGCGATGCTGCCGGAGTTGATCGACTTCCGCCGCCATCTCCACTCCCATCCCGAGCTGAGCGGTGAGGAGCACCAGACCGCCGCCTTGATTGCGGGTGCTTTGCGGGAGGCCGGCTGGCGGGTGCGCGAAGGCGTGGGTCGCACCGGTGTGGTGGCGGATCTCGGCCCGGAGCAGGGTCCCAAACTCGGTCTGCGGGTGGACATGGACGCTCTGCCGGTGGAGGAACACACGGGGCTGCCTTACGCCTCCTTGCGCCAGGGGGTGATGCATGCCTGCGGGCACGACCTGCACAGCACCATCGGCCTCGGGGTGGCCCGGCTACTGGCTGGTGAGCCCGAGAGGCCAGTGGGCCTTCGCCTGCTGTTTCAGCCCGCTGAGGAACTGGCCATGGGGGCTCGTTGGATGCGGGAGGCCGGAGCCACTGAAGGGCTGGATGGGTTGTTCGGCGTGCACGTGTTCCCGTCCCTGCCGGCGGGGAGCATCGGTGTGCGCAGCGGCAGCCTGACCGCCGCAGCGGGCGAGCTGGAGATCGAAGTGATCGGTGAGGGGGGGCATGGCGCCCGTCCCCATCAATCGGTGGATGCGATCTGGATCGCCTCGCGGGTGGTGACGGGGTTGCAGGAGGCGATCAGCCGAAGGCTGGATGCGCTGCATCCGGTGGTGGTGAGTTTCGGACGCATCGAGGGGGGGAAGGCCTTCAATGTGATCGCCGATCGGGTGCGATTGCTTGGCACCGTGCGTTGCCTCTGCACAGAGGTGCATGACCGACTGCCTGCCTGGATCGAGGACACGGTGCAGGCCCTGTGCGCGGGGTTCGGCGCTACCGCTCAGGTGCACTACCGATGCATCTCACCTCCGGTTCATAACGACTCGACCCTCACGGCTCTCTTGGAACGCAGTGCCATCGAGCACCTGGGTCAGAGTCAGGTGCAGAGGCTGGAGCAGCCTTCCCTGGGGGCCGAGGATTTTGCCGAGCTGCTCAAGGACGTGCCAGGCACGATGTTCCGGTTGGGAGTGGCTGGGCCCGAGGGCTGTGCACCGCTGCATAACGGCCATTTCCTGCCGGATGAGGCCTGTCTGGGCGTGGGGATTCGTGTACTGACAGCGGCGATGCTGGCCTGGGAGCCACCGGCATGA